The following coding sequences lie in one Silvanigrella aquatica genomic window:
- a CDS encoding bifunctional 2',3'-cyclic-nucleotide 2'-phosphodiesterase/3'-nucleotidase, which translates to MKPRSPTYQLAILETSDLHCNIVPYDYYNDKKSDHSGLAKTASLIKKFQKIYKNSILVDNGDLIQGNALADYVSRYQPLPADQIHPIFKVMNYLKYDIATLGNHDFNYGIDFLKQIVKHAEFPYICSNIFLYEAKAPHHKGKSLYPETYILEKILDQNEMIKIGFIGVAPPQILVWDKHILENKVIALDIVETTKKLAAQLKKEGADLVIVLAHSGILPLKYVPETENAVFELTKIKHVDAVFSGHQHSVFPGGKVFNNLKKYHVDNEIGKINNKPVVMPGALGSHLGLIRFILEKKNKNWKILQSFSEVHSVKDFEADSKVLSLVDEENKKVLTHIRSYVGQSNVHFHSWFSTIMTTLSSQFIQKIGIEYGQKNLKGTQWEKTPLLCAFAPLNTGSHGSPYINIAKGSLAIKDISNLYPYDNEFKIILANGNQLKEWLEFSAKAFNQIDINATDEINILNPLFPSFNFDCIFGVTYEIDITQPPGNRIYNLCYDNIPINPRKKFAIVTNNYRASGGGNFPNVNKFKSILNSTELYRDIVVAKVNSCNEINVNLDRNWKIRPIKNSLKQKIIFESALDSIPYHPPFLNLLSKDGLLKRAKYLVDMTKF; encoded by the coding sequence ATGAAACCCAGATCCCCAACTTATCAGTTGGCTATTTTGGAAACATCTGACTTGCACTGTAATATCGTTCCTTACGACTATTACAATGACAAAAAGTCAGATCACTCCGGTCTTGCCAAAACAGCCTCTCTTATAAAAAAATTTCAAAAAATTTATAAAAATAGCATTTTGGTTGATAATGGGGATCTTATTCAAGGCAATGCTCTGGCTGACTATGTCAGCAGATATCAACCCCTCCCTGCAGATCAAATCCATCCCATATTTAAAGTTATGAATTATTTAAAGTACGACATAGCGACTTTAGGCAATCATGATTTTAATTATGGCATCGATTTTTTAAAGCAAATTGTAAAACATGCTGAATTTCCGTATATTTGCTCCAATATTTTTTTATATGAAGCCAAGGCACCGCATCATAAGGGGAAGTCGCTTTATCCAGAAACCTATATTCTTGAAAAAATACTCGATCAAAACGAGATGATTAAAATCGGATTTATTGGAGTTGCCCCACCCCAAATTCTTGTTTGGGATAAACACATATTAGAAAACAAAGTCATCGCATTAGATATTGTTGAAACAACTAAAAAACTAGCAGCACAACTCAAAAAAGAGGGCGCTGATCTTGTCATCGTTTTAGCTCACAGTGGCATATTGCCTCTAAAATATGTCCCAGAGACTGAAAATGCGGTATTTGAATTAACTAAAATTAAACATGTTGATGCTGTATTTTCTGGACATCAACACAGCGTTTTTCCAGGTGGCAAAGTATTTAACAATTTAAAAAAATATCATGTCGATAACGAAATTGGAAAAATAAATAATAAACCCGTCGTCATGCCCGGAGCTTTGGGCAGTCATCTTGGGCTGATTCGCTTTATATTAGAAAAAAAGAATAAAAACTGGAAAATTCTTCAGTCATTTTCTGAAGTCCATAGCGTAAAAGATTTTGAGGCTGATTCTAAAGTTTTATCATTAGTAGACGAGGAAAATAAAAAAGTACTCACTCACATTCGATCCTACGTGGGCCAAAGTAATGTTCATTTCCATTCTTGGTTTTCAACTATTATGACAACATTGTCATCTCAATTTATTCAAAAAATTGGAATTGAATATGGTCAAAAAAATTTAAAGGGAACTCAATGGGAAAAAACTCCGCTTTTATGCGCATTTGCTCCCTTAAATACAGGTAGTCACGGAAGTCCTTATATTAATATTGCTAAAGGTTCTTTAGCAATTAAGGATATATCAAATTTATATCCCTATGATAATGAGTTTAAAATTATACTTGCCAATGGAAATCAATTAAAAGAATGGCTTGAATTTTCAGCAAAAGCATTCAATCAAATAGATATAAATGCCACAGATGAAATTAATATTTTAAATCCATTATTCCCATCATTTAATTTTGACTGTATTTTTGGTGTGACTTATGAAATAGACATAACACAACCTCCAGGAAATCGTATTTATAATTTATGCTATGACAACATCCCAATAAATCCGCGAAAAAAGTTTGCTATCGTAACAAATAATTATAGAGCTTCTGGTGGAGGAAACTTTCCAAACGTAAATAAATTTAAATCCATTTTAAATTCTACAGAGCTGTATAGAGATATCGTTGTTGCAAAAGTCAATAGCTGCAATGAAATCAACGTAAATTTAGACAGAAATTGGAAAATTCGCCCCATAAAGAATTCATTAAAACAAAAAATAATTTTTGAAAGCGCCCTGGATTCCATCCCTTATCACCCCCCTTTTTTAAATCTTCTCTCAAAGGATGGCCTTTTAAAAAGAGCAAAATATCTTGTTGACATGACAAAATTTTGA
- the infC gene encoding translation initiation factor IF-3, protein MRPMGNQQTRNPAQDGPRINDRIKATEVRLISDTGEQVGVLPIREALMRAEELGLDLVEVSPDAKPPVCRLIDYGKFKYQQSKKAQEAKKKQVVIEVKEINLTPNTDKHDIETKQNHIKRWIAEKARVRVGVKFRGREMSHIDLGYKALQELMTGLEEIVVQESTPRMEGRRLVVTLLPKSEKV, encoded by the coding sequence ATGCGTCCAATGGGAAACCAACAAACTCGTAACCCCGCACAAGATGGTCCAAGAATTAATGATCGCATCAAAGCAACTGAGGTTCGTCTCATATCAGACACGGGCGAACAAGTAGGAGTATTACCCATCCGTGAAGCTCTCATGAGAGCGGAAGAATTAGGGCTCGACTTAGTTGAAGTTTCACCTGACGCTAAACCGCCTGTGTGTCGTCTTATCGATTACGGTAAGTTTAAATACCAACAAAGCAAAAAAGCTCAAGAAGCTAAGAAAAAACAAGTTGTTATTGAAGTAAAAGAAATCAATCTGACCCCAAATACAGATAAACATGACATTGAAACTAAACAAAATCATATTAAAAGATGGATTGCCGAAAAAGCACGGGTAAGAGTGGGAGTCAAATTCCGCGGCCGTGAAATGTCGCATATTGACTTAGGCTACAAAGCTCTTCAAGAACTCATGACAGGCCTTGAAGAAATTGTGGTGCAAGAATCAACGCCACGTATGGAAGGACGTCGTCTTGTGGTGACCTTACTGCCTAAAAGCGAAAAGGTATGA